Proteins encoded by one window of Streptacidiphilus sp. PB12-B1b:
- a CDS encoding serine protease: MGDLAGRARGTAFHVDHQGTLLTSHEVVDGLPDLLLTWPGGATRRLDAADVTPLPELGLALLHTDAVLPPLPLAVGRGTRLVSLPLADHALQGGITAPVTARYAATDRWHLIADVWQLELAQAPYGLPVQAAGTPVLDAETGAVVAVATVALRGRHRGCVLAVPLGSAAAHPAVADLLARNAATVPAHGRALNLAGVLDLCAATLGPVAQLVADRADRPDGLPAAYPGFAGQERPVLALVGDPGSGRTTELAALALQRAEAAHRLPTVRLRGADLHAEDGSLLDAVGRALLRAEQAVRTGATVATGAEPRQACRVAAAAHRPLLVLLDAPEEMPPGLYERLDEWSAETGRQLRQTGARLVIGCSPEYWEHAGTLFSVEDVHGTDDVHGAGTPPCLRLGPLPAETAPAAALRHHLTPTGPRPAGAPWTPPEPGSWTPTGPGRAAGAAPGPGAADWAAHGPGGASWVPPEAGPSDWAQSGPDPDLGPGAGFGRAAGAASGPGAADGSAHGPSGASWVPPEPGPGGWACFGPGRMAPPGAGGGGRLFADPGLERHPLALRLLAEIRAATPALPGSAAPTRAQLLGARVDLACLRIAERLLPPPPTPPASSPSPGRARAAAQAPASGGGTRRLRAARYLAAAVAGRVHEAARRMLGPGGGTLGRTDFDELFPPVGGWARAVLAEGLLVPAGPGYRFAHEELSEWLQGGHLDLGTALDALLGDGPGLPPVPAPGPRPAPVARGAHRRGGPRGQAVPAPPPPCPPPAPRPLPYHRIGPVREALLRLAEEPDDDPGTLDAWLSRLVLRLDGPDAAPPGSDAYWWSSRLLTSVLLRLPDARPHLPLLRALAERMAYRAAETGEQPLPPAFWTQLPLPVPDLVELLRLPVRGDGPEPLDAVARLIRSDPAAALPALCAWLRDERVAATAVRLLRAHRRIALDDLTEALVQAAHPRADALLGELGVTEPSAMCRAVDRWVHDPRPERHVAAAVHGPAVRAATEADRRLLRFAAEALLARETEEKLHGAALALLVADPAGRERHLPAAVARYAAADPLLRPQHLAPALDTHPAPVLAAFAARLAQPGEEAAAVLLTLGATPAPRAQAAAARLVGDHLARRPESAAQVAAWLDARSRHTPDERATLLPFVRRLAAEQPEAVRAVFAAALAADPAPLGRELLAALRAAEPMRVGDRAHGRL; the protein is encoded by the coding sequence GTGGGCGATCTCGCCGGGCGGGCCCGGGGGACGGCCTTTCACGTGGACCACCAGGGCACCCTGCTCACCAGCCACGAGGTGGTCGACGGCCTGCCGGACCTGCTGCTGACCTGGCCCGGCGGCGCCACCCGGCGGCTCGACGCCGCCGACGTCACGCCGCTGCCGGAGCTGGGGCTCGCCCTGCTGCACACCGACGCCGTCCTGCCGCCGCTGCCGCTCGCCGTCGGCCGGGGCACCCGGCTGGTGTCGCTGCCGCTGGCCGACCACGCTTTGCAGGGCGGCATCACCGCCCCGGTCACCGCCCGCTACGCCGCCACCGACCGGTGGCACCTGATCGCGGACGTGTGGCAGCTGGAACTCGCCCAGGCCCCCTACGGACTGCCGGTGCAGGCCGCCGGGACGCCGGTGCTGGACGCCGAGACCGGGGCGGTGGTCGCCGTCGCCACCGTCGCCCTGCGCGGCCGCCACCGGGGCTGCGTCCTGGCCGTGCCGCTGGGCTCCGCCGCCGCCCACCCGGCCGTCGCCGACCTGCTCGCCCGCAACGCCGCCACCGTCCCGGCGCACGGCCGGGCGCTCAACCTCGCCGGGGTGCTGGACCTGTGCGCGGCCACCCTCGGGCCGGTGGCCCAGCTCGTCGCCGACCGGGCCGACCGCCCCGACGGCCTGCCCGCCGCGTACCCCGGCTTCGCCGGGCAGGAGCGGCCGGTGCTCGCCCTGGTCGGCGACCCCGGCAGCGGCCGCACCACCGAGCTGGCCGCGCTCGCCCTGCAACGGGCCGAGGCCGCCCACCGGCTGCCCACCGTCCGGCTGCGCGGCGCCGACCTGCACGCCGAGGACGGCTCGCTCCTGGACGCCGTCGGCCGCGCGCTGCTCCGGGCCGAGCAGGCGGTCCGCACCGGCGCGACCGTCGCCACCGGCGCGGAGCCGCGGCAGGCGTGCCGGGTGGCCGCCGCCGCGCACCGCCCGCTGCTGGTCCTGCTGGACGCCCCCGAGGAGATGCCGCCCGGGCTCTACGAACGCCTGGACGAGTGGAGCGCGGAGACCGGGCGGCAGCTGCGGCAGACCGGTGCCCGGCTGGTCATCGGCTGCAGCCCCGAGTACTGGGAACACGCCGGGACGCTCTTCTCCGTCGAGGACGTCCACGGCACCGACGACGTCCACGGCGCCGGCACCCCACCCTGCCTCCGCCTCGGCCCCCTCCCCGCCGAAACCGCCCCCGCCGCCGCCCTCCGCCACCACCTCACCCCCACCGGCCCCCGCCCCGCCGGCGCACCATGGACCCCACCGGAGCCAGGCAGCTGGACGCCGACCGGTCCCGGCCGCGCGGCCGGGGCGGCGCCCGGGCCCGGCGCGGCCGACTGGGCGGCCCATGGCCCGGGTGGCGCGTCGTGGGTACCGCCGGAGGCGGGGCCGTCGGACTGGGCGCAATCGGGGCCTGACCCAGACCTCGGCCCCGGGGCCGGTTTCGGTCGTGCGGCTGGGGCGGCGTCCGGGCCCGGGGCTGCCGACGGGTCCGCCCACGGCCCAAGCGGCGCGTCGTGGGTACCGCCGGAGCCAGGGCCGGGCGGCTGGGCGTGCTTCGGGCCGGGCCGTATGGCGCCGCCCGGGGCGGGTGGGGGTGGGCGGCTTTTTGCTGATCCGGGGTTGGAGCGGCATCCGCTGGCGCTGCGGTTGCTTGCCGAGATCCGTGCGGCCACCCCGGCGCTGCCGGGCAGTGCCGCGCCGACGCGGGCGCAACTGCTCGGCGCGCGGGTCGATCTGGCCTGCCTGCGCATCGCCGAGCGCCTGCTGCCGCCACCCCCGACGCCGCCCGCGTCGTCCCCGTCCCCGGGCCGGGCCCGCGCCGCCGCCCAGGCCCCCGCGTCCGGCGGCGGCACCCGGCGGCTGCGGGCGGCCCGCTATCTGGCGGCGGCCGTCGCCGGGCGGGTGCACGAGGCCGCCCGGCGGATGCTCGGGCCCGGCGGGGGCACGCTCGGGCGGACCGACTTCGACGAGTTGTTCCCGCCCGTCGGCGGCTGGGCCCGGGCGGTCCTCGCCGAGGGCCTGCTCGTCCCGGCCGGGCCGGGCTACCGCTTCGCCCACGAGGAGCTGTCGGAGTGGCTCCAGGGCGGCCACCTCGACCTCGGCACCGCGCTGGACGCGCTGCTCGGCGACGGCCCCGGCCTGCCGCCCGTGCCCGCGCCGGGCCCCCGGCCCGCGCCGGTCGCCCGGGGCGCGCACCGGCGCGGGGGACCGCGCGGGCAGGCCGTGCCCGCGCCGCCCCCGCCCTGCCCGCCGCCCGCGCCGCGCCCGCTGCCGTACCACCGGATCGGCCCGGTGCGCGAGGCCCTGCTGCGCCTGGCCGAGGAGCCGGACGACGATCCGGGCACGCTCGACGCCTGGCTCAGCCGCCTGGTGCTGCGGCTGGACGGCCCGGACGCCGCGCCCCCCGGCAGCGACGCGTACTGGTGGAGCAGCCGGCTGCTGACGTCCGTGCTGCTGCGGCTGCCGGACGCCCGCCCGCACCTGCCGCTGCTGCGCGCCCTCGCCGAGCGGATGGCGTACCGCGCCGCCGAGACCGGGGAGCAGCCGCTGCCGCCGGCGTTCTGGACGCAGCTGCCGCTGCCCGTGCCCGACCTGGTCGAGCTGCTGCGGCTGCCGGTGCGCGGCGACGGGCCCGAGCCGCTGGACGCCGTCGCCCGGCTGATCCGCAGCGACCCGGCCGCCGCGCTGCCCGCGCTGTGCGCCTGGCTGCGGGACGAGCGGGTGGCCGCCACCGCCGTCCGGCTGCTGCGGGCGCACCGGCGGATCGCCCTGGACGACCTGACCGAGGCGCTGGTGCAGGCCGCGCACCCGCGCGCCGACGCGCTGCTGGGCGAGCTGGGCGTCACCGAGCCGTCGGCGATGTGCCGGGCGGTCGACCGCTGGGTGCACGACCCGCGCCCGGAGCGCCATGTGGCGGCGGCCGTGCACGGGCCCGCCGTCCGCGCCGCCACCGAGGCCGACCGCCGACTGCTGCGGTTCGCCGCCGAGGCGCTGCTGGCCCGGGAGACCGAGGAGAAGCTGCACGGCGCGGCCCTGGCGCTGCTCGTCGCCGACCCGGCCGGCCGCGAGCGGCACCTGCCGGCCGCCGTCGCCCGCTACGCCGCCGCCGACCCGCTGCTGCGCCCGCAGCACCTCGCCCCGGCGCTGGACACCCACCCCGCGCCGGTGCTGGCCGCCTTCGCGGCCCGGCTGGCCCAGCCGGGGGAGGAGGCCGCCGCCGTGCTGCTGACCCTGGGCGCGACCCCGGCGCCGCGCGCCCAGGCCGCCGCCGCCCGGCTGGTCGGCGACCACCTGGCCCGCCGCCCGGAGTCCGCCGCGCAGGTCGCCGCCTGGCTCGACGCCCGCAGTCGGCACACGCCGGATGAGCGCGCGACGCTGCTGCCCTTCGTCCGCCGCCTGGCCGCCGAGCAGCCCGAGGCGGTGCGCGCGGTGTTCGCGGCGGCGCTGGCCGCCGACCCCGCACCGCTCGGACGGGAACTGCTGGCGGCGCTGCGGGCGGCCGAGCCGATGCGGGTCGGGGACCGGGCGCATGGCAGGCTATAG
- the truB gene encoding tRNA pseudouridine(55) synthase TruB, with protein sequence MKRKGTGPDGLVIVDKPAGITSHTVVSRIRRLAGTRKVGHAGTLDPMATGVLVIGCERATRLLGHLALTSKTYEATIRLGQATVTDDAEGEVTATASTAGVAPEAVAAGIAALTGDILQTPSKVSAIKVDGKRSYSRVRDGEEVELAARPVTVSRFEVHRRREALAEDGTPLIDLDVTVDCTSGTYIRALARDLGDGLGVGGHLTALRRTRVGPYTVAGAHTLEALETGFADAVLPIADAAAAAFPRWDVDAEQARLLVNGVRIAAPGLDATDPIAVFDPDGRFLALIEEHQGKARSLAVFV encoded by the coding sequence TTGAAGCGCAAGGGAACGGGCCCCGACGGCCTGGTCATCGTGGACAAGCCGGCCGGGATCACCTCCCACACCGTGGTCTCCCGGATCCGCCGACTGGCGGGCACCCGCAAGGTCGGCCACGCCGGGACGCTGGACCCGATGGCGACCGGCGTCCTGGTCATCGGCTGCGAGCGGGCCACCCGGCTGCTCGGCCACCTGGCCCTGACCAGCAAGACCTACGAGGCCACCATCCGGCTCGGCCAGGCCACCGTCACCGACGACGCCGAGGGGGAGGTCACCGCCACGGCCTCCACCGCCGGCGTCGCGCCGGAGGCGGTCGCGGCCGGGATCGCCGCGCTGACCGGGGACATCCTGCAGACCCCGTCCAAGGTCAGCGCCATCAAGGTCGACGGCAAGCGCTCCTACAGCCGGGTCCGGGACGGCGAGGAGGTCGAGCTGGCCGCCCGCCCGGTCACCGTCTCCCGCTTCGAGGTGCACCGGCGGCGCGAGGCCCTGGCCGAGGACGGCACCCCGCTGATCGACCTGGACGTGACCGTCGACTGCACCTCCGGCACCTACATCCGGGCCCTGGCCCGCGACCTCGGCGACGGCCTCGGCGTCGGCGGCCACCTCACCGCGCTGCGCCGCACCCGGGTCGGCCCCTACACGGTCGCGGGCGCGCACACCCTGGAGGCCCTGGAGACCGGCTTCGCCGACGCCGTCCTGCCCATCGCCGACGCGGCCGCCGCCGCATTCCCCCGCTGGGACGTCGACGCCGAGCAGGCCCGGCTCCTGGTCAACGGCGTCCGCATCGCCGCCCCCGGCCTGGACGCCACCGACCCCATCGCGGTCTTCGATCCCGACGGCCGCTTCCTGGCCCTGATCGAGGAGCACCAAGGCAAAGCCCGCTCCCTCGCCGTCTTCGTCTGA
- a CDS encoding bifunctional oligoribonuclease/PAP phosphatase NrnA — protein sequence MSGAKPTGAPSITVAGAPVVPSPRTEPARPPAPADPAAAAAPAAPTEQDWQRLVDMIGRAGSIDLVCHVLPDGDALGSALAAGLALRSLGRTLRVSFGDDPQVVPASLQFLPGLELLVPAREVPAEPELMITFDVADPQRLGLLRTKAEAARELVVLDHHASNAGFGTHRLIDPAAPATAVLVDELLRRLGVPLDRSIATCLYTGVATDTGSFRYAATTPATHELAARLLATGLRHDLISRRLWDTQSFGYLKVLAAALQRAEFEPAAAGGLGFVWTWVPHADLLAHGVLPEEIEGLIDVVRKAAEAEVVLVLKEDPDGSLRGSSRAKGAVDVAAACQTLGGGGHAYAAGFTSHDGVPATVARFRAALAPRTTSPTAAL from the coding sequence ATGTCCGGTGCGAAGCCCACGGGGGCGCCCTCCATCACGGTGGCGGGCGCCCCCGTGGTGCCTTCTCCGCGCACCGAGCCCGCCCGGCCGCCGGCCCCGGCCGATCCGGCTGCCGCTGCGGCCCCTGCGGCTCCCACGGAGCAGGACTGGCAGCGGCTGGTCGACATGATCGGCCGGGCCGGCTCGATCGACCTGGTCTGCCATGTGCTGCCGGACGGCGACGCCCTGGGCTCCGCCCTGGCCGCCGGGCTGGCGCTGCGCTCCCTGGGCCGCACCCTCCGGGTCTCCTTCGGCGACGACCCGCAGGTGGTGCCCGCGTCGCTGCAGTTCCTGCCCGGCCTGGAGCTGCTGGTCCCGGCCCGGGAGGTGCCCGCCGAGCCCGAGCTGATGATCACCTTCGACGTGGCCGACCCGCAGCGGCTCGGACTGCTCCGGACCAAGGCCGAGGCTGCCCGGGAGCTGGTCGTCCTGGACCACCACGCCTCCAACGCCGGATTCGGCACCCACCGGCTGATCGACCCGGCCGCCCCGGCCACCGCCGTCCTGGTGGACGAGCTGCTGCGGCGCCTCGGCGTCCCGCTGGACCGCTCCATCGCCACCTGCCTGTACACCGGCGTCGCCACCGACACCGGCTCGTTCCGCTACGCCGCCACCACCCCGGCCACCCACGAGCTGGCCGCCCGGCTGCTCGCCACCGGGCTGCGGCACGACCTGATCTCGCGGCGGCTGTGGGACACCCAGTCCTTCGGCTACCTCAAGGTCCTGGCCGCCGCGTTGCAGCGGGCCGAGTTCGAGCCGGCCGCCGCCGGCGGCCTCGGCTTCGTCTGGACCTGGGTGCCGCACGCCGACCTGCTCGCCCACGGCGTGCTGCCGGAGGAGATCGAGGGCCTGATCGACGTCGTCCGCAAGGCGGCCGAGGCCGAGGTCGTGCTGGTGCTCAAGGAGGACCCGGACGGCAGCCTGCGCGGCTCCTCCCGGGCCAAGGGCGCGGTCGACGTCGCGGCGGCCTGCCAGACCCTCGGCGGCGGCGGGCACGCCTACGCGGCGGGCTTCACCTCCCACGACGGCGTCCCCGCCACCGTGGCCCGCTTCCGCGCCGCCCTGGCGCCCCGCACCACCAGCCCCACCGCCGCCCTCTGA
- the rbfA gene encoding 30S ribosome-binding factor RbfA, translating to MTDTARARKLADRIRVVVAETLERRIKDPRLGFVTITDTRLTGDLREATVFYTVYGDETERAASAAALESAKGVLRTEVGRQTGVRFTPSLTFVADAIPDTARHLDDLLVRARQQDAEVRSVAVGKSYAGDADPYRKPGEDDDLDDLDDADDDADSEDE from the coding sequence GTGACCGACACCGCGAGGGCTCGCAAGCTCGCCGACCGCATCCGGGTGGTCGTCGCGGAGACCCTGGAACGGCGGATCAAGGACCCGCGGCTGGGCTTCGTGACCATCACCGACACCCGGCTCACCGGCGACCTGCGCGAGGCCACCGTCTTCTACACGGTCTACGGCGACGAGACCGAGCGCGCCGCCTCCGCGGCCGCACTGGAGAGCGCCAAGGGCGTCCTGCGCACCGAGGTCGGACGCCAGACCGGGGTGCGCTTCACGCCCTCGCTGACGTTCGTCGCCGACGCCATCCCGGACACCGCCCGGCACCTGGACGACCTGCTCGTCCGGGCCCGGCAGCAGGACGCCGAGGTGCGCAGCGTGGCCGTCGGCAAGTCCTACGCCGGGGACGCCGACCCGTACCGCAAGCCCGGTGAGGACGACGACCTCGACGATCTGGACGACGCGGACGACGACGCCGACTCCGAGGACGAGTAG
- a CDS encoding DUF503 domain-containing protein, which translates to MFVGTLTFDLLLGDVHSLKEKRSIVRPIVAELQRKYSVCAAETGSQELHRRAEIGLAVVSGEAGFVSEVLDGCERLVSGRPEVQLLAARRRLRDDEDE; encoded by the coding sequence ATGTTTGTAGGAACGCTCACCTTCGACCTGCTCCTCGGCGACGTCCACTCGCTGAAGGAGAAGCGGTCGATCGTCCGGCCCATCGTGGCCGAACTGCAGCGCAAGTACAGCGTCTGCGCCGCGGAGACCGGCAGCCAGGAGCTGCACCGGCGGGCCGAGATCGGCCTGGCGGTGGTCTCTGGGGAGGCCGGCTTCGTCAGCGAGGTCCTGGACGGCTGCGAGCGGCTGGTCTCCGGCCGCCCCGAGGTCCAGCTGCTGGCGGCCCGCCGCCGGCTGCGGGACGACGAGGACGAGTAG
- the infB gene encoding translation initiation factor IF-2: MAKVRVYELAKDLGVESKVVMAKLQELGEFVRSASSTIEAPVVRKLEVAFGGSASPAKPAAASKPAPPRPAGAAPSPAPRPGAPRPATPGAPRPAAPGPRPVAAEAAPAAPAAPAPAAPRPAAGPRPAAPAPRPVAPAAEFSAPAPAAESPAAPAPAAPRPAAGPRPGAPAPRPAATPGARPSGPRPGNNPFTSSNTGMSRPGARPAGPGGERSGAPRPGGDRPGGAPRPGGDRPERSGAPRPGGDRPGGAPRPGGDRPERSGAPRPGGDRPARPGSDRPGAPGGMPRPQGGPRPGGPSPSGMPRPNPGMMPQRPAAPGGPGRPGPGGRGPGGPGGRSAGPGGAGGARPGFQGRPAGPGARPAGGGFAGRPGGGGGGGGFGPRPGGFGGRPGGPGARGGTQGAFGRGPNGRPARGRKSKRQRRQEYESMQAPSIGGVMLPRGNGQTVRLSHGASLTDFAEKINANPAALVSVMLNLEQMVTATQSVPDETLQLLADEMGFVLEIVSRDDEDRELLESFDIEFGEDEGDEAMLLPRPPVVTVMGHVDHGKTRLLDAIRKTNVVAGEAGGITQHIGAYQVAAEVNGEERRITFIDTPGHEAFSAMRARGAKSTDIAILVVAANDGVMPQTVEALNHAQAAGVPIVVAVNKIDVEGADPTKVRGQLTEFGLVAEEYGGDTMFVDISARQGLNIDQLLEAVVLTADASLDLRANPEQDAQGIAIEAHLDKGRGAMATVLVQRGTLRVGDSIAVGDAHGRVRAMLDENGKNVSEAGPSRPVLLLGLTSVPRAGDSFIVVDDDRTARQIAEKRSARDRNAMFARRPMRISLENLDKAIAAGGIQELNLIIKGDVSGSVEALEDALVKLDVGEEVELRILHRGVGAITESDVDLAMGSEAIIIGFNVRAEGRARTAADKEGVDVRYYSVIYQAIEEIEAALKGLLKPEYEEVRLGSAEVREVFRSSKFGNIAGVIVREGLLRRNAKARLIRDGKVVAESLTIEGLRRFKDDATEVREGFEAGVTLGSFNDIKVDDVIETFEMREKPRA; encoded by the coding sequence GTGGCTAAGGTCCGGGTATACGAACTCGCCAAGGATTTGGGCGTTGAGAGCAAGGTCGTCATGGCCAAGCTCCAAGAGCTGGGTGAGTTCGTCCGTTCGGCGTCCTCGACGATCGAGGCGCCTGTCGTACGAAAGTTGGAAGTTGCCTTCGGCGGGTCGGCGAGCCCCGCCAAGCCGGCGGCGGCGAGCAAGCCGGCGCCCCCCAGGCCCGCTGGTGCCGCGCCCTCCCCGGCGCCGCGCCCCGGTGCCCCGCGCCCCGCGACGCCCGGCGCCCCGCGTCCGGCCGCCCCGGGCCCGCGTCCGGTGGCCGCCGAGGCCGCCCCGGCCGCGCCCGCGGCTCCGGCTCCGGCCGCGCCGCGTCCGGCCGCCGGTCCGCGCCCCGCAGCGCCCGCCCCGCGTCCGGTGGCCCCGGCCGCCGAGTTCTCGGCTCCGGCTCCGGCCGCCGAGTCCCCGGCCGCGCCGGCCCCCGCCGCGCCGCGTCCGGCCGCCGGTCCGCGCCCCGGGGCTCCGGCGCCGCGGCCCGCCGCGACCCCGGGCGCCCGCCCGTCGGGCCCGCGTCCCGGCAACAACCCCTTCACGTCCAGCAACACCGGCATGTCGCGCCCCGGTGCGCGTCCGGCCGGTCCGGGCGGCGAGCGCTCCGGCGCTCCGCGTCCGGGCGGCGACCGTCCCGGCGGTGCTCCGCGTCCCGGTGGCGACCGTCCCGAGCGCTCCGGCGCTCCGCGTCCGGGCGGCGACCGTCCCGGTGGCGCTCCGCGTCCCGGTGGCGACCGTCCCGAGCGCTCCGGGGCCCCGCGTCCCGGCGGCGACCGTCCGGCGCGTCCGGGCAGTGACCGTCCCGGCGCTCCCGGCGGGATGCCGCGTCCGCAGGGCGGCCCCCGCCCCGGCGGGCCGAGCCCGTCCGGCATGCCCCGCCCCAACCCGGGCATGATGCCGCAGCGTCCGGCTGCTCCCGGCGGCCCGGGTCGTCCCGGCCCCGGCGGTCGTGGCCCCGGTGGTCCCGGTGGCCGTTCGGCCGGTCCGGGCGGCGCCGGTGGCGCGCGTCCCGGCTTCCAGGGCCGTCCGGCCGGTCCGGGCGCCCGCCCGGCCGGCGGCGGCTTCGCCGGTCGCCCGGGTGGCGGCGGCGGTGGCGGCGGCTTCGGCCCGCGTCCCGGCGGCTTCGGCGGTCGGCCCGGTGGCCCGGGTGCCCGTGGCGGCACGCAGGGCGCGTTCGGTCGCGGCCCGAACGGCCGTCCGGCGCGTGGGCGCAAGTCCAAGCGCCAGCGTCGTCAGGAATACGAGTCGATGCAGGCGCCGTCGATCGGTGGCGTGATGCTGCCCCGCGGCAACGGCCAGACGGTCCGTCTGTCGCACGGCGCTTCGCTGACCGACTTCGCCGAGAAGATCAACGCCAACCCGGCCGCGCTCGTCTCGGTGATGCTCAACCTCGAGCAGATGGTCACCGCGACCCAGTCCGTCCCGGACGAGACGCTGCAGCTGCTCGCGGACGAGATGGGCTTCGTCCTGGAGATCGTCAGCCGTGACGACGAGGACCGCGAGCTGCTGGAGTCGTTCGACATCGAGTTCGGTGAGGACGAGGGCGACGAGGCGATGCTGCTTCCGCGCCCGCCGGTGGTCACCGTCATGGGTCACGTCGACCACGGCAAGACCCGCCTGCTCGACGCGATCCGCAAGACCAACGTGGTCGCGGGCGAGGCCGGCGGCATCACCCAGCACATCGGTGCCTACCAGGTGGCGGCGGAGGTGAACGGCGAGGAGCGCCGCATCACCTTCATCGACACCCCCGGTCACGAGGCGTTCTCCGCCATGCGTGCCCGTGGTGCCAAGTCCACCGACATCGCCATCCTGGTGGTCGCGGCCAACGACGGCGTCATGCCGCAGACGGTCGAGGCGTTGAACCACGCCCAGGCCGCCGGCGTGCCGATCGTGGTCGCGGTCAACAAGATCGACGTCGAGGGCGCCGACCCGACCAAGGTCCGCGGCCAGCTGACCGAGTTCGGCCTGGTGGCCGAGGAGTACGGCGGCGACACCATGTTCGTCGACATCTCCGCCCGCCAGGGCCTCAACATCGACCAGCTGCTCGAGGCCGTCGTCCTGACCGCCGACGCCTCGCTGGACCTGCGCGCCAACCCCGAGCAGGACGCCCAGGGCATTGCGATCGAGGCCCACCTGGACAAGGGACGCGGCGCCATGGCGACCGTCCTGGTCCAGCGCGGAACGCTCCGCGTCGGCGACTCCATCGCCGTCGGCGACGCCCACGGTCGCGTCCGCGCCATGCTGGACGAGAACGGCAAGAACGTCTCCGAGGCGGGCCCGTCCCGTCCGGTGCTGCTGCTCGGTCTCACCTCGGTGCCCCGCGCCGGCGACAGCTTCATCGTCGTCGACGACGACCGCACCGCCCGGCAGATCGCCGAGAAGCGTTCGGCCCGTGACCGCAACGCCATGTTTGCCCGCCGTCCGATGCGGATCTCCCTGGAGAACCTGGACAAGGCGATCGCGGCCGGCGGCATCCAGGAACTCAACCTGATCATCAAGGGTGACGTCTCCGGTTCCGTGGAGGCCCTGGAGGACGCCCTGGTCAAGCTGGACGTCGGCGAAGAGGTCGAGCTGCGCATCCTGCACCGCGGTGTGGGTGCGATCACCGAGTCCGACGTCGACCTGGCCATGGGCTCCGAAGCCATCATCATCGGCTTCAACGTCCGTGCCGAGGGCCGCGCCCGTACGGCGGCCGACAAGGAAGGCGTGGACGTCCGGTACTACTCGGTCATCTACCAGGCGATCGAGGAGATCGAGGCGGCGCTCAAGGGCCTGCTCAAGCCGGAGTACGAGGAGGTGCGCCTCGGTTCCGCGGAGGTGCGCGAGGTCTTCCGCTCCAGCAAGTTCGGCAACATCGCGGGTGTCATCGTCCGCGAGGGCCTGCTGCGCCGCAACGCCAAGGCCCGCCTCATCCGCGACGGAAAGGTCGTGGCGGAGTCCCTCACCATCGAGGGCCTGCGCCGCTTCAAGGACGACGCGACCGAGGTCCGCGAGGGCTTCGAGGCCGGTGTCACGCTGGGGTCGTTCAACGACATCAAGGTGGACGACGTCATCGAGACCTTCGAGATGCGCGAGAAGCCGCGCGCGTAG
- a CDS encoding YlxR family protein, translating to MSGRTRDRSCPERTCVGCRKRAAKHDLLRVTVVEDVCVPDPRGTLPGRGAHLHPAPDCLDLALRRRAFLRAFRLQGPLDTAALQRYVEALSVAGQP from the coding sequence GTGTCTGGCCGGACGCGTGACCGATCATGCCCGGAACGCACCTGCGTAGGGTGTCGGAAACGCGCGGCCAAACATGATCTGCTGCGTGTGACGGTGGTCGAGGACGTCTGCGTCCCCGATCCCCGGGGCACGCTGCCCGGCCGGGGCGCACATCTGCACCCCGCGCCGGACTGCCTCGACCTGGCGCTGCGCCGCCGGGCTTTCCTGCGGGCGTTCCGCCTGCAGGGCCCGCTCGACACCGCGGCACTCCAGCGGTATGTCGAGGCGCTGTCCGTGGCGGGGCAACCGTAG
- the nusA gene encoding transcription termination factor NusA — protein sequence MDIDMSALRRLVQEREIKFDLLVQAIESALLIAYHRTEGSRRSARVELNRETGHVTVWAKEEADEVAEGATPREFDDTPGGFGRIAASTAKQVILQRLRDAEEELTFGEYAGREGDIVTGVVQQGKDPKNVLVDIGKIEAILPAQEQVPGEDYKHGLRLKCYVVAVRRGVRGPSVTLSRTHPNLVRQLFALEVPEIADGSVEIAAIAREAGFRSKIAVWTGKSGLNAKGACIGPMGGRVRAVMAELLGEKIDIVDWSDDPAEMVANALSPARVTRVEIVDYDSRSARVTVPDYQLSLAIGKEGQNARLAARLTGWRIDIRPDVESSGGDAARPDSGRSEGRG from the coding sequence GTGGACATCGATATGAGTGCCCTGCGCAGGTTGGTGCAGGAACGGGAGATCAAGTTCGACCTGCTGGTACAGGCGATCGAGTCGGCCCTCCTCATTGCGTACCACCGCACTGAGGGCTCCCGGCGCAGTGCCCGCGTGGAGCTGAACCGCGAGACCGGGCACGTCACGGTGTGGGCCAAGGAGGAGGCGGACGAGGTCGCCGAGGGGGCGACCCCGCGCGAGTTCGACGACACCCCCGGCGGCTTCGGCCGGATCGCGGCCAGCACCGCCAAGCAGGTCATCCTGCAGCGGCTGCGCGACGCCGAGGAGGAGCTGACCTTCGGCGAGTACGCCGGGCGCGAGGGCGACATCGTCACCGGTGTGGTGCAGCAGGGCAAGGACCCCAAGAACGTCCTGGTCGACATCGGCAAGATCGAGGCGATCCTGCCGGCCCAGGAGCAGGTGCCGGGCGAGGACTACAAGCACGGGCTGCGGCTCAAGTGCTACGTCGTGGCCGTGCGCCGCGGTGTGCGCGGGCCCTCGGTGACGCTCTCGCGCACCCACCCCAACCTGGTCCGCCAGCTGTTCGCGCTGGAGGTCCCGGAGATCGCGGACGGCTCGGTGGAGATCGCCGCCATCGCCCGCGAGGCCGGATTCCGCAGCAAGATCGCGGTGTGGACCGGCAAGTCCGGGCTGAACGCCAAGGGCGCCTGCATCGGCCCGATGGGCGGCCGGGTGCGCGCGGTCATGGCCGAGCTGCTCGGCGAGAAGATCGACATCGTCGACTGGTCGGACGACCCGGCGGAGATGGTCGCCAACGCCCTGTCCCCCGCACGGGTGACCCGGGTGGAGATCGTCGACTACGACTCCCGGTCGGCCCGGGTGACCGTGCCCGACTACCAGCTGTCGCTGGCCATCGGCAAGGAGGGCCAGAACGCCCGCCTGGCCGCGCGCCTCACCGGATGGCGGATCGACATCCGCCCGGACGTCGAGTCCTCCGGCGGCGACGCAGCCCGCCCCGACAGCGGCCGTTCCGAGGGCCGCGGCTGA